The Pseudonocardia broussonetiae DNA segment TCGCGGCGCGCCCTCCCGAGTTGTAGGAAAGCCACGTTCACGCAACCTCGTTGCGTGAACGTGGCTTTCCTGCAATCGGGTGGTGGACGGCGGGCGTCGTGAACGCCGCGTGAACGACGGCCGAAATATCGCGTTCCCGGACGTCACGGCGGTCACGACCGGGCCCCGGGGCTGGCCATCGCGGCCCCCCGCCTGCCTACGATGCCGCCCGTGACCGCACTGCTGTGCGTGCTGATCGCGGCCGCCGCTCTCGCGCTCGGCGTCGTCGTCGGGGCGCGGACCGCGCGGCGGCGCGTCGAGCCCGCTCCCGTCCCGGCCCCGCCGACGCCCGGCCCGCCCATGGCCGACCTCCTGCAGCGGGTGTTCCGCTCCTCCGACACCGGCCTCGCCGTGCTCACCCGCGCGGGCGACGTCGTGCTGCACAACGACCGCGCCGTCGAGCTCGGCCTCGTGAAGTCCGGCCTCCCCGACGCGCGGGCGTGGGCGGCGTGCCAGCGCGCCGAGCGCACCGGGCAGCCCGCCACCGTCGACCTCTCCCCGCTGGGCCACCGCGGCCGCCAGCCCGCCGCCGTCGTCGCCGACGTGCGTCCGCTGGGTGACGGCTACACGGTCGCCGAGGCGGCCGACACCTCCGACGCCGTGCGGCTGGAGGCCACGCGCCGCGACTTCGTCGCCAACGTCAGCCACGAGCTCAAGACGCCCGTCGGCGCGGTGGGGCTGCTCGCGGAGGCGGTGCTGGACGCCGCCGACGACCCCGTCGAGGTGCGCCGGTTCAGCGCGAAGATCCTCAGCGAGGCCAACCGGCTGGGCGCGCTGGTGACCGAGCTGATCGCGCTGTCGCGGCTGACGGGGGCCGAGCGGCTGCCGGAGCTGTGCGTCGTCGACGTCGACGAGGTGGTCCGCGAGGCCATGGCCCGCAGCCGGATCTCCGCCGAGCGGGCGCGCATCGACATCACCGTCGACCGCCCCACCGGCCTGGAGGTCGACGGCGACCGCACGCTGCTGGTCACCGCGCTGTCCAACCTCGTCGAGAACGCGATCGCGTACTCGCCCGCCGAGGCGTCGGTGTCGGTGTCGCGGCGGCGCGTCGGCGACTGGGTGGAGGTCTCGGTCACCGACCGCGGCATCGGCATCGCCCCCGAGCACCAGAAGCGCGTGTTCGAGCGCTTCTTCCGCGTCGACCCCGCCCGCTCGCGCGCCACCGGCGGCACCGGGCTGGGGCTCGCGATCGTCAAGCACGTGCTGGCCAACCACGGGGGCGAGGTGCGGCTGTGGAGCAGTCCCGGCACCGGCTCCACGTTCACGATGCGCCTGCCGGTCCACACCGACGAGCTCGACGACCTCGACGAGGCCGACGAGCCCGAGGGCGCCACCGAACTGCGCGCGAAGGAGATGTCATGACCAGGGTGCTCATCGTCGAGGACGAGGAGTCCTTCGCCGATCCGCTCGCGTTCCTGCTGCGCAAGGAGGGCTTCACGACGGCCGTGGCCGTCACCGGGCACGAGGCGCTGGAGGAGTTCGACCGCAACGGCGCCGACATCGTGCTGCTCGACCTCATGCTCCCCGGCATGAGCGGCACCGACGTCTGCAAGGCCCTGCGCACCCGCTCCGCCGTCCCGGTGATCATGGTGACGGCCCGCGACAGCGAGATCGACAAGGTCGTGGGCCTGGAGCTGGGCGCCGACGACTACGTCACCAAGCCCTACTCCGCCCGCGAGCTCATCGCCCGTGTCCGCGCGGTGCTGCGCCGCGGCGGCGAGGGCGGCCCGGAGGCCGACGGCCCCGGCGGCCGGGGGAGCGGCGCGGTGCTCGAGGCCGGGCCGGTGCGCATGGACGTGGAGCGGCACGTCGTGTCGGTGGGCGGGGAGGACGTGGCCCTGCCGCTCAAGGAGTTCGACCTGCTGGAGTACCTGCTGCGCAACGTCGGCCGGGTGCTCACCCGCGGCCAGCTCATCGACCGCGTCTGGGGTGCCGACTACGTGGGCGACACGAAGACGCTGGACGTGCACGTGAAGCGACTGCGGTCGAAGGTGGAGACCGACCCGGGGGCCCCGAAGCACCTGGTGACGGTGCGGGGGCTCGGGTACAAGTTCGAGGCCTGACCGCCGGCGGCACACGACCGGATCGATGCCCCGCCAAGATGCGCAGGACCGGGCGATCCCGCAGAACTCGACTCACACCGCGTCGGCGCCGATCGTGTTGCGCATCCGCTTCAGCAGAGCCATCTGCTCGCGGGTGAGCGACGACCGGGCCGCCGCGTGGATCTCGCCGTGGTTGCTGTGCAGCGGGATGTCGGCCTTCCCGCTGGCGGACACCTGCGCCATCGACCACCGGGAGAACGTCCGCTCGTCCCAGGTGCCTTCCTCGACGATGGTGACGTCGGTGTGCCGTTCGTCGCTGTTGATGCTGTCGAACAGCGACCGCACCGCTGCCTCGTCGCCCTCGAGGGCCTGGACGAAGTAGTGATCGGTGATCAGCAGGGCGCCGGTGACGCGCGCCGCCTTGTTGCGGGACCGGGCGACGTCGAAGATGCGCGCGAGCACCTTCGGTCGATCCTCGGCCGGAATCCTGCTGTGACTCCGGTAGACGAGCCGGAAGACGGGTTCGGATTCGCCGGGGCTCGCCGCAGTCATCGTCGACCTTCCGTCACCGGGAATCTGGCGTGGGGCAGGGTAGCGCAGAACCCGGTCCCGGCCATAGCACGCCGAGGCCCTCAGTGCCATGTCTGGAGATGCGCGCTACGCCGTGCGCACTGCAGGACGCGGGCCGGCCGCTGCCGGTCACGGTGCCGAGGGGCAGGCGCACCGCCCGGTGGGTACGAGTGCGCGGCAGGTGCGCCGGGGGGCGTGCGCAGTGCGCGGGGGAGGGTGTGACGGGTTCGGTCACGGCCGGATCACGACGGGCAGTAGCCTGCAGCCGTGCGCCTGGGTGTGCTCGACGTCGGTTCCAACACCGTCCACCTGCTGGTGGTGGACGCGCACCGCGGCGGCCACCCCACGCCCATGACCTCGGAGAAGGACGAGCTGCGCCTCGCCGAGAACCTCGACGCCGACGGCGCGCTCACCCCGGCCGGGGCCGACGCGCTCGTCCGGGCCGTCGCGAAGGCCGGCGCCGCGGCCACCGAGGCGGGCTGCGCCGACGTCCTCGCGTTCGCCACCTCCGCCCTGCGCGACGCCACCAACTCCGCCGCCGTGCTCGCCCGCGTCCGCGACGAGACCGGCGTCCGGCTGCAGGTGCTGCCCGGTGACGACGAGGCGCGGTACACGTTCCTCGCGGTCCGGCGCTGGTACGGCTGGTCGGCCGGACGCCTGCTCGTGCTCGACATCGGCGGCGGGTCGCTGGAGCTCGCGGCCGGGCGCGACGAGCACCCCGCCGTGGCCGCGTCGCTGCCCCTGGGCGCGGGACGCCTGACGCGCGAGTGGTTCCGCTCCGACCCGCCCTCGCGCCGGGAGATCGACGCCCTGCGCGCCCACCTCGACGCCGAGCTCGCCCCCGTCGCGCGGCGGCTGCGCCGGGCCGGTGCGCCGGAGCTCGCGGTCGGCACGTCGAAGACGTTCCGGTCGCTGGCCCGCCTCACCGGGGCCGCGCCGTCGAGCGAGGGGCCGCGGGTGCGGCGCGCGCTGACCGACGTCGGGCTCCGCCAGCTCGCCGCGTTCATCACGCGGATGTCGGCGGGCGACCTCGCCGAGCTGGAGGGCGTCAGCGCCAGCCGCGCGCACCAGCTGGTGGCCGGCGCGCTCGTCGCCGAGGCCGCCATGCGCGCCCTGCAGATCACGCAGCTGGAGATCTGCCCGTGGGCCCTGCGGGAGGGCGTCATCCTCCGGCGGCTCGACACGCTGGAGGGCTCCGCCCGCCCGCCCTCGGCACAGACCGACCGCTCGGCGCAGGACGCGCCGGACGGACTTGGACGCTTGACGTCGTACGAGGCACGGTGTACTGGATGAGTTCCGAGACCGACCACCCCCGTCAGCGCACCGTCGCCGAGCTGCTCGCCGAGCACGGCAGCGGTGGTGCGTCCACCGGTCGGCGTCGCCGCCGGCGGGAGAGCGACGATCTCGACGAAGGCGCCCCGCCCGGTCCGCCGCCCGCCGCTCCCGCCGACGCGCCGGTCGCGGCCCCGGACCGCTCGGTCCTGCGCGAGCCGGTGCAGCCCGCCCCGCCGCGGGGCGAGCCGTACGACGCGCGTCCGGGCGCACCGTCCCGGCAGGCCCCGCCGCACCAGAACGGGGCGCCCCAGAACGGCGGGCCCCAGAACGGCGGGCCCCAGAACGGCGGGCCCCAGAACGGCGGGCCCCAGAACGGCCCGGGGAACCAGAACGCCCCGCAGGCCCGCAACGGAGCCCCGACGCGGAGCGGCGGGCCGGCGCAGGGCGGTCCGGCCCAGAACGCCCCCGCTCAGAACGCGCCGGCCCAGAACGGCGCACCGCAGAACACCCCGACGCAGAACCGCCCGCCGCAGGACGCCCCCACGCAGAACCGCCCGCCGCAGGACGCGGGGCCGCAGGAGGGCCGCAGCGGGACCGCCCCCGGCACCCAGCCCGCCCCCGGCACCCAGCCCGCCCCCGGCACCCAGCCCCAGAACGGCCAGGCCGGCAACAACCAGGCCCGGAGCGGTGCGGTCCAGGACGGCGCCCGCCAGGACGTCGCCCGTCAGGACGGCCCGGGCCAGGACGGTGCGCGCTACGACGGGCCGCCGCAGGACGGGACGGCCCACGACGGGACGGCGCAGGACGGGACGGCCCAGTACCGCGCGGTCACCCCCGGCGCGGCTCCCGACGGCGTGACGCGCAACGGCCCGGCGGCCCAGCAGGCCCCCACCCGCCCCGCGGCCCCGCCCGCACGCCCGCCGGCCGCGCCCCCCGTCACCGCGCAGCCGAGCCTCGCGAAGGGGGCGCCCCAGGGCCCCGCCGCCGCGCCCGAGCGCGACCGGCCCACCGACGTCATGCCGCGCTACCGCGACGACGACCCGGTGGAGGAGGACCTCTTCACCCGCCCGATCCCGAAGCAGGCGCCGGCCGACGACGACGCCGACGAGGGCCCCTCGACCATGGTCGGCGTCGCGCCGGTCGGGGCCGAGGACTGGCACCGCGCCCGCACCGACGACGCCCGCCGCGACGGCGCGGCAACCGATCTCGAGGAGGACGGCCTCGAGAGCACCGGCTACCACCCGGCCGGTTTCGACGACGCCGACGACCGCGGATTCGACGATCGGGGCTTCGACGACCGGGGCTTCGACGACCGGGCCCCGGTCCGCCCCGGCGAGGGCCCCGCGGGCCTCGGCGGCCGCCCGCTCGACGCCGACGACGACGTCCCGCCCCCGCGCGAGCGCCGGCTGGGCCGCGGCTCCTCGGCCCGCGAGGGCGCCTCGACCGGGTGGGCCGCGGTCGTGGTGCAGTGGATCGCCGGTGCGCTCGGCGGGGCCGTGCTGTGGGTGCTGTTCCGGTTCCTGTGGCGCAACCTGCCCGTCGTCGCGCTCGCCTCGGCCGTGCTCGTCACGGTCGGTCTCGTCGTGGTCGTCCGCGCCCTGCTGCACAACGACGACCGGCGCACGACCGTCTTCGCCGTGCTCGTCGGCCTCCTCCTGACCGTGTCGCCCGCGATCCTGGTACTCATGGGCAGATGAGGCTCTCGCCGCCCGTCGCCCTGTCGACGGCATCGGTCTACCCGGAACCGGTCGCCGCGGGGTTCGAGGTGGCGGCGGAGCTGGGGTACGACGGCGTCGAGCTGATGGTGTGGTCGGACCCGGTGAGCCAGGACGTCGCCGCCGTCGACCGCCTGGCCCAGCGCCACGGCGTTCCCGTCCTCGCCGTGCACGCGCCCTGCCTGGCCGTGACGCAGCGCGTGTGGGGCGCCGACCCGATCGTCCGCATCCGCCGCTCCGTCGAGGCCGCGGCGCAGCTGGGGGCGTCCACGGTCGTGCTGCACCCGCCGTTCCGCTGGCAGCGCCGCTACGCCGCGCAGTTCGCCGACGAGGTGGCGCGCGCGGGCGAGTACAGCGGCGTGGCGCTCGCCGTCGAGAACATGTTCCCGCTGCGGCGCGGGGCGATCCGCACGGTGCCCTACAGCCCCGGCTACGACCCCACCGACGTCGGGCACGCCCACTACACGCTCGACCTCTCCCACACCGCCGCCGCGGGCTCCGACACCCTTGCGATGCTCGAGCGCATGGGGGAGCGGCTCACGCACCTGCACCTCACCGACGGCAGCGGCGCCCCCCGCGACGAGCACCTCGTGCCCGGGCGCGGCACGCAGCCGTGCGCGGAGGTCTGCGAGCGCCTCGTCGCGTCCGGGTTCGCCGGGGTGGTGGTGCTGGAGGTCAGCACGCGCCGCTGCCGCACCCGCTACGAGCGGACGTCGCTGCTGGCCGAGTCGCTGCTGTTCGCGCGGCTGCACCTGCAGGCCGCGCCCGACCCCGCCCTGTCCTAGGAGCACCCTCCTCGGCGCGCATCACACCGGCCGCGCGGCGGTGGCGTGGTAGAGCTTTCCCATGACCACGACGGGTACCGCGACGGCACCGTTCCGCCGCGCCATCGCCATCGACGACCTGGGTGACGGCCGCTTCGGCGCCGAGCTCGGCCCGCACTGGACGGTGGGCCCCAAGGCGCACGGCGGGCTGCTGATGGTGCTGCTCGCGCAGGCCGGGCTCGCCCGCCTCGCCGCCGACGCCCCCGGCGCGGCCCCCGACCCCCTCGCGGTCGCGGCCGACTTCCTGCGCGCCCCCGACCCCGGCCCCGTCGAGCTGACGACGGAGGTCCTCAAGCTGGGGCGCACGGTGTCGGTCGTGCAGGTGCGGATGAGCCAGGGCGGCAAGGCGATGCTCGCGGCCACCGTCACCGGCGGCACGCTGCCCGACGCCGAGCCGCACTACGCCGACCTGCCCGACCTCCCGGCCGACCCGCCCGCTGACGCGTTCGACCCGGGCTCGCAGGAGAAGGCGGTGTTCGGCCTGTCCTCCTCGTGCGACCTGCGCTTCGACCAGGCGTCCATGCCGTTCGCGCGCCGCGAGCAGGGCCCGCCGGTCGTGCGCGGCTGGACCCGCCCCCGCGACGAGCCCACCGACGTCCTGTTCGCGATGCTCGCCGGCGACATCCTGCCGCCCACCGTGTTCAACGTGACCGGCCGCTTCGGCTGGGCCCCCACCGTCCAGCTGACGGCCCTGCTCCGCGCGAAGCCCGCCCCCGGCTGGCTGCGGGTGGAGTCGCGGTCGCGGACGGTCGCCGGCACCTGGTTCGACGAGGACGCCACCGTCGTCGACGCGGCGGGCCGGCTGGTCTGCCAGGCCCGCCAGCTCGCGCTGGCCCCGCTGACCGACTGATCACCGGCGGGGCGGCCCCGACTACCGTCTCGGCCATGACGCGGATCGCGGTGCTCGGGGCGGGGAAGATCGGGGAGGCCCTGCTGGCCGGGCTGCTGGCGGCCGGGCGGTCGCCGGGCGACCTGGTGTTCACCGAGCGGCACCCGGAGCGCTCCGCGGAGCTGACGGCCCGCCTGGGCGTGGCCGGGGTGGACGTCGCCGCCGCCGCGGCGCACGCCGAGATCGTCGTCATCGCCGTGAAGCCCCAGGACGTCGTGCCGGTGCTCGCCGAGCTCGCGGGCGTGGTGCGCCCCGGCACGCTCGTGGTGTCGCTGTGCGCGGGCGTCCCGCTGGCCGTCGTCGAGGGGGCGCTGCCCGCCGGCACCGCCGCCGTCCGTGTCATGCCGAACACCCCGATGCTGGTGGGGGAGGCGATGAGCGCGCTGTCGGGCGGCGCGCACAGCAGCGAGGAGCAGCTCGCCGCCGTCGAGGAGATGCTCCGGGCCGTCGGGCGCGTCGTCCGGGTCCCGGAGTCGCAGCAGGACGCGGTCACCGCGCTGTCGGGCTCGGGTCCGGCGTACTTCTTCTTCCTGGTCGAGGCCATGATCGACGCCGGGATCCTGCTCGGCCTGCCGCGCGCGGTGGCCGCCGACCTCATCGTGCAGTCGGCGTTCGGGGCGGCCCTGATGCTGCGCGAGTCCGACGACCACCCGGTGATCCTGCGCGAGGCCGTCACCTCGCCCGCGGGCACGACGATCGCCGCGATCCGGGAGCTGGAGAAGCACGGCGTGCGGGCCGCGCTGATCGCCGCGATCGAGGCGGCGCGCGACCGATCGGTCGAACTGGGTCGCGCGGCGGCAGGGCGGTGACCCGATCGGACGACCGCCTCTCACCCTGACGCGGGGCTGAACTGCACGCACGAGTGGCGATGCGTGTCGAAGTCGTCACAGGGGCACCGCTAAGCTCACGCAGAACACCAGTGCCGTGTCTGGTGACCAGACGAAAGCGGTGAGCGGGATGGCGTCCGAACAGCACGGGTTCGCCCAGGTGCAGTTCCTGACCGTGGCCGAGGTCGCAGCGACCATGCGGGTCTCGAAGATGACCGTGTACCGCCTCGTGCACTCCGGCGAACTGCCGGCCGCACGGGTCGGGCGCTCGTTCCGCGTGCCCAAGCCCGCCGTCGAGGACTACCTCCGCAACGCCTACTTCGACGCGGGCTGATACCCGCGCGAGTGCCCCGGTAAGGTGGACCACCGGTCGTCCTCCCGGCCGGCGCCGATCTCCGCACCACCGGCGCCGTGCAGCCGGGCCCGCCCGCTCCACCCGCAGACCAGGAAGGCACCCAGCATGGGTTCAGTCATCAAGAAGCGCCGCAAGCGGATGTCGAAGAAGAAGCACCGCAAGCTCCTGCGCAAGACCCGCGTGCAGCGTCGCAAGCTCGGCAAGTGAGGCGGGCCGGCGGGTGACCGCCGGCCGCACCGGGTCCGTGGCCCCCTGTCCCTGCACATCGTGTCGGTGGCCACGACCCGACGCGCGGTGGGTGCGCAGGGTCTAGCATCGGCCACTCACCGCATCGATCGTTCTTCGGAGTAGGTCCGTGACGCCATCTGTCGTGCTCGTCACGGGGGTCAGCCGGTTCCTCGGCGGGCACCTCGCCGCCCGGCTCGCCGCCAACCCCGACATCGACCGCGTGCTGGGGGTCGACACCGTCCCCCCACCGCGCGACCTCCTGCGCCGGATGGGCCGCGCCGAGTTCGTGCGCGCCGACATCCGCAACCCGCTCATCTCCAAGGTCATCGAGCACGCCTCCGTCGACACCGTCGTGCACGCGTCGCTGTCGGCCAACCCCGGGTCGTCCGGGGGGCGCGCCACGATGAAGGAGATGAACGTCATCGGCACGATGCAGCTCCTCGCGGCGTGCCAGAAGGCGCCGTCGGTGCGGCGCATGGTGCTCAAGTCCACCACCGCGGTGTACGGCTCCAGCCCGCGCGACCCGGCGCTGTTCGACGAGACGACCACGCCGAAGGACCTGCCCTCGGGCGGCTACGCGAAGGACGCCGTCGAGATCGAGGGCTACCTGCGCGGCTTCGGCCGCCGCCGCCCCGACGTCTCGGTCACCGTGCTGCGGTTCTCCAACTTCATCGGCCCGCGCATCGACACGGTGCTCACCCGCTACTTCTCCCTGCCGGTGATCCCCACCGTGCTCGGCTACGACGCCCGCGTGCAGCTGCTGCACGAGGAGGACGCCCTCGCGGTCCTGGAGCGCGCCACGAGCCACGACCTGCCCGGCGTGTACAACGTGGCCGCCGACGGCGTCCTGCTGCTCTCCCAGGCCATCCGGCGGGCCGGGCGCGTGCCGCTGCCGGTGCCCAGCGGGGCCGTCGGCCCGGTGAGCCGGATCTTCCGCGGCGCGCGGCTCGTCGACTTCTCCCCGGAGCAGATGCGCTTCCTCAACTTCGGCCGGGTCGTCGACACCGCCCGGCTCCGCAGCCAGTTCGGGTTCACCCCGCGCTGGACCACCACCCAGGCGTTCGACGACTACGTCCGCGGCCGCGCCCTGCGCCCCGTGGTCTCGGCCGAGTCCATCGAGACGGTCGAGCGCGGCGTGCTCGCCGCGGCCAGGACGCTGCGATGACGCCCGCCGACGCGAGGAGGGCCGCCGTGTCCGACGCCCACGTCATCCCGCTGCACGCCGACCGCAGCGGGGCCCGCACCCGCTGGCGCCTCGGCGAGAGCCGCAGCGCGCCCGCCCCGGAGCCCGAGCCGGTGCCCGCACCCGAGCCCGAGCCGGAGCCCGTCGCGGAGTGGGAGGAGGCGCTCACCGAGGCGCTCGCGTTCCTGCGCAGGCGGCTCGCGGGCGACTACACCGTCGACGAGTTCGGGTTCGACGCCGAGCTCACCGACAACGTCCTGCTCCCCGCCCTGCGCCCGCTCTACGAGCGCTGGTTCCGCGTGGAGACCATCGGGATGCACCACGTGCCCGACACCGGTGGCGCGCTGATCGTCGCCAACCACTCGGGAACGCTGCCGCTGGACTCCCTCATGACGGCCGTGGCCCTGCACGACGACCATCCCGCGCAGCGGCACCTGCGGATGCTGGGCGCCGACCTGATGTTCCAGCTGCCCGTCCTGGGCTCGCTGGCGCGCAAGCAGGGCAGCACGCTGGCCTGCACCCCGGACGCCGAGCGCCTGATGTCGGCGGGCGAGCTCGTCGGCGTGTGGCCGGAGGGCTTCAAGGGCATCGGCAAGCCGTTCCGCGACCGCTACAAGCTGCAGCGCTTCGGCCGTGGCGGTTTCGTGTCGGCGGCGCTGCGCACCGGCGTGCCGATCATCCCGTGCTCGATCGTCGGGGCCGAGGAGATCTACCCCAAGATCGGCGAGGTGAAGGCGCTCGCGCGGCTGTTCGGGGCGCCGTACTTCCCCGTCACGCCGCTGTTCCCGCACCTGGGGCCGCTGGGGCTGATCCCGCTGCCGTCGAAGTGGTACATCGAGTTCGGCGAGCCCATCTGCACCGAGGGCCTGGGCGCCGGCGAGGCCGACGACCCGATGCTCGTGTTCAACCTGACCGACCAGGTCCGCGAGACGATCCAGCACACGCTCTACCGGCTGCTGTCCCAGCGCCGCAACGCGTTCCTGGGCTGAGAGCGGGTCAGCGCCGCCGCACCGCGAGGCCCGCGGCGGCCACCGCGGCCGCACCGATAACCGACGGCACGCCGATCCGGGCGGCCCGGCGGCCGGTGCGGAAGTCGCGGACCTGCCAGCCGCGCTCGCGGGCGATGTCGCGCAGGGACGCGTCGGGGTTGATCGCCACCGCCGTGCCGACGGCCGAGAGCATCGGCACGTCGTTGACGGAGTCGGAGTACGCCGTGCAGCGGCGCAGGTCGAGCCCCTCGGACACGGCCAGCGCGCGCACGGCGTGGCCCTTCGCGGGGCCGTGCAGGATCTCGCCGACGAGCCGCCCGGTGTAGACGCCGTCGACGCTCTCGGCGACGGTGCCCAGCGCGCCGGTGAGGCCCAGGCGCCGCGCGATGATCAGGGCCAGCTCGACGGGCGTGGCCGTGACGAGCCAGACCCGCTGCCCGGCGTCGAGGTGCATCTGGGCGAGCGCGCGGGTGCCGGCCCAGATGCGGTCGGCCATCAGCTCGTCGTAGATCTCCTCGCCCAGCGTGGTGATCTCGTCGACGCTGCGGCCCGCGACGAAGGACAGCGCCGTGTCGCGCCCCGTCGTCGTGGAGTAGGTGCTCTCCCGGCCGCCGACCCGGAACTTGATCTGCTGCCACGCGAAGCCGGCGAGGTCGGAGCTGGTGAAGAACTTGCGGGCGGCGAGCCCGCGGGCGAAGTGGAAGATCGACGCGCCGATCATCATGGTGTTGTCGACGTCGAAGAAGGCCGCGGCGGTGAGGTCGGTCAGCGGCACGTCGCCCGGGCCGCTGTCGCCGGCCGCGACCGCGGCGGCCGCCGAGGCCTCCCCGGCCCGGACGGCCGGGTCGAGCGCCGTCGACGCGTCGATCCCGCGCGGGGCGTCTCCTGCGCCTGTCACCTGGGCTCCTCGAGGACGACGACGATCGGTGTGCCCACCCTAACGAGCGGGACCGCCGCGGGAAGATCCCCGCGGCGGTCCCGGTCGTGCACAAGCGTGGTGCGTCAGCCGATCGACACGCCGGGCAGGCCCGGCAGCAGCGGCGGCAGCTGGATCGGCGGCACCAGCGGCAGCGGGATCGACACGTCGCCCTCGCCGCCCCCGGAGGTGTCGGAGGAGCCGCCGCTGGTGGACAGGCCCTCGTCGGGCAGCGGGAGGCCGTCCGGACCGAGGTCGGGCAGCAGGCCGCCGCTCTCGGACGACGGGGCGCCCGGGGTCGTGGTCGTCGTGCCGCCCGGGGCGGTGCTGGAGGTCGCGGGCGAGGTGCCGTCCGGGGTGGTGGTCGGCGTGACGCTCTCGTCCTCGGTGGTGGCGGGGTCGTCGGCGACCTGCGCCCGGGGGGAGCAGGTGCCCTCGGCCGGGAGCCGGCCGAGGTCGTCGACGGTGTTGGAGGTGACGTCGGAGCAGGACGACCGCGCCTCGAGGGCCTCGGTGCGGCCGACCAGGCGGTCGAGCAGCGCGAGCGAGGTGTCGGCGTCGGCGACGGCCGGGTCGGGCAGGGAGGACCGCAGCAGCGACAGGCGCGCGGCCTGCTCGGCGGCCCAGGTGCGGAGGTCGCCGAGAGCGGGGGCGCCGGACGCGTCCTCCGTGCTCAGCAGCATCCGCGAACCCTCGCCCGTGGACTCGTCGAAGTCGTGCATCGCGGCCGCGAGCAGCGCCGGGTCGGCGCTGCCGGCGGCGGCACCGGCCTGGACGAGCCGCTCCACCTCGTCGAGCCGGGTGGTGGCGAGCGCGAGGTAGCGCTGCGCGCGC contains these protein-coding regions:
- a CDS encoding sensor histidine kinase, with the translated sequence MTALLCVLIAAAALALGVVVGARTARRRVEPAPVPAPPTPGPPMADLLQRVFRSSDTGLAVLTRAGDVVLHNDRAVELGLVKSGLPDARAWAACQRAERTGQPATVDLSPLGHRGRQPAAVVADVRPLGDGYTVAEAADTSDAVRLEATRRDFVANVSHELKTPVGAVGLLAEAVLDAADDPVEVRRFSAKILSEANRLGALVTELIALSRLTGAERLPELCVVDVDEVVREAMARSRISAERARIDITVDRPTGLEVDGDRTLLVTALSNLVENAIAYSPAEASVSVSRRRVGDWVEVSVTDRGIGIAPEHQKRVFERFFRVDPARSRATGGTGLGLAIVKHVLANHGGEVRLWSSPGTGSTFTMRLPVHTDELDDLDEADEPEGATELRAKEMS
- a CDS encoding response regulator transcription factor; protein product: MTRVLIVEDEESFADPLAFLLRKEGFTTAVAVTGHEALEEFDRNGADIVLLDLMLPGMSGTDVCKALRTRSAVPVIMVTARDSEIDKVVGLELGADDYVTKPYSARELIARVRAVLRRGGEGGPEADGPGGRGSGAVLEAGPVRMDVERHVVSVGGEDVALPLKEFDLLEYLLRNVGRVLTRGQLIDRVWGADYVGDTKTLDVHVKRLRSKVETDPGAPKHLVTVRGLGYKFEA
- a CDS encoding BLUF domain-containing protein is translated as MALRASACYGRDRVLRYPAPRQIPGDGRSTMTAASPGESEPVFRLVYRSHSRIPAEDRPKVLARIFDVARSRNKAARVTGALLITDHYFVQALEGDEAAVRSLFDSINSDERHTDVTIVEEGTWDERTFSRWSMAQVSASGKADIPLHSNHGEIHAAARSSLTREQMALLKRMRNTIGADAV
- a CDS encoding Ppx/GppA phosphatase family protein, whose translation is MRLGVLDVGSNTVHLLVVDAHRGGHPTPMTSEKDELRLAENLDADGALTPAGADALVRAVAKAGAAATEAGCADVLAFATSALRDATNSAAVLARVRDETGVRLQVLPGDDEARYTFLAVRRWYGWSAGRLLVLDIGGGSLELAAGRDEHPAVAASLPLGAGRLTREWFRSDPPSRREIDALRAHLDAELAPVARRLRRAGAPELAVGTSKTFRSLARLTGAAPSSEGPRVRRALTDVGLRQLAAFITRMSAGDLAELEGVSASRAHQLVAGALVAEAAMRALQITQLEICPWALREGVILRRLDTLEGSARPPSAQTDRSAQDAPDGLGRLTSYEARCTG
- a CDS encoding sugar phosphate isomerase/epimerase family protein — protein: MRLSPPVALSTASVYPEPVAAGFEVAAELGYDGVELMVWSDPVSQDVAAVDRLAQRHGVPVLAVHAPCLAVTQRVWGADPIVRIRRSVEAAAQLGASTVVLHPPFRWQRRYAAQFADEVARAGEYSGVALAVENMFPLRRGAIRTVPYSPGYDPTDVGHAHYTLDLSHTAAAGSDTLAMLERMGERLTHLHLTDGSGAPRDEHLVPGRGTQPCAEVCERLVASGFAGVVVLEVSTRRCRTRYERTSLLAESLLFARLHLQAAPDPALS
- a CDS encoding thioesterase family protein, encoding MTTTGTATAPFRRAIAIDDLGDGRFGAELGPHWTVGPKAHGGLLMVLLAQAGLARLAADAPGAAPDPLAVAADFLRAPDPGPVELTTEVLKLGRTVSVVQVRMSQGGKAMLAATVTGGTLPDAEPHYADLPDLPADPPADAFDPGSQEKAVFGLSSSCDLRFDQASMPFARREQGPPVVRGWTRPRDEPTDVLFAMLAGDILPPTVFNVTGRFGWAPTVQLTALLRAKPAPGWLRVESRSRTVAGTWFDEDATVVDAAGRLVCQARQLALAPLTD
- the proC gene encoding pyrroline-5-carboxylate reductase codes for the protein MTRIAVLGAGKIGEALLAGLLAAGRSPGDLVFTERHPERSAELTARLGVAGVDVAAAAAHAEIVVIAVKPQDVVPVLAELAGVVRPGTLVVSLCAGVPLAVVEGALPAGTAAVRVMPNTPMLVGEAMSALSGGAHSSEEQLAAVEEMLRAVGRVVRVPESQQDAVTALSGSGPAYFFFLVEAMIDAGILLGLPRAVAADLIVQSAFGAALMLRESDDHPVILREAVTSPAGTTIAAIRELEKHGVRAALIAAIEAARDRSVELGRAAAGR
- a CDS encoding helix-turn-helix domain-containing protein — translated: MASEQHGFAQVQFLTVAEVAATMRVSKMTVYRLVHSGELPAARVGRSFRVPKPAVEDYLRNAYFDAG
- a CDS encoding 30S ribosomal protein bS22; translated protein: MGSVIKKRRKRMSKKKHRKLLRKTRVQRRKLGK
- a CDS encoding NAD-dependent epimerase/dehydratase family protein; the encoded protein is MTPSVVLVTGVSRFLGGHLAARLAANPDIDRVLGVDTVPPPRDLLRRMGRAEFVRADIRNPLISKVIEHASVDTVVHASLSANPGSSGGRATMKEMNVIGTMQLLAACQKAPSVRRMVLKSTTAVYGSSPRDPALFDETTTPKDLPSGGYAKDAVEIEGYLRGFGRRRPDVSVTVLRFSNFIGPRIDTVLTRYFSLPVIPTVLGYDARVQLLHEEDALAVLERATSHDLPGVYNVAADGVLLLSQAIRRAGRVPLPVPSGAVGPVSRIFRGARLVDFSPEQMRFLNFGRVVDTARLRSQFGFTPRWTTTQAFDDYVRGRALRPVVSAESIETVERGVLAAARTLR